From the genome of Verrucomicrobiia bacterium, one region includes:
- a CDS encoding DUF1559 domain-containing protein, whose translation MKRHTPDLSSKPCDGCVPPTAALALVAEPADKPDCPWTRHAFTLIELLVVIAIIAILAAMLLPALSSAKEKAKRVACVSNLRQVGLSVHMYGNEFQQKLPSGRDNNGEWHSIRINRDTYTNLVRYTGNFKIMDCPNFTFGTQTRYSGDYGYLIGYNYLCDAKLPTSNLADARSWRVATRLTDSPTNAIAADENHWGDTLTMAPHTKSGPYQVNGATFTRAGRTAVQAGAAGGNVLYLDGSARWLKLQQMKTNYASSYVLYYGLW comes from the coding sequence ATGAAACGGCACACGCCAGACCTCTCCAGTAAACCGTGCGACGGGTGCGTTCCCCCGACGGCAGCTTTGGCGCTCGTTGCGGAGCCGGCGGATAAACCGGACTGTCCGTGGACCCGTCATGCGTTCACTTTGATCGAACTGCTGGTGGTCATCGCGATCATTGCCATCCTGGCGGCCATGCTGCTGCCCGCGCTTTCCAGCGCCAAGGAAAAGGCCAAGCGCGTGGCGTGCGTCAGTAATTTGCGCCAGGTCGGATTATCCGTTCACATGTATGGCAATGAATTTCAGCAGAAGCTGCCCAGCGGCCGTGATAACAACGGCGAATGGCATTCCATCCGCATCAATCGCGACACCTATACCAACCTGGTTCGTTATACCGGTAATTTTAAAATCATGGATTGCCCGAACTTTACATTCGGCACTCAGACCCGCTACAGCGGCGACTATGGTTACCTGATTGGTTACAACTATTTGTGCGACGCAAAATTGCCGACATCCAATCTTGCAGACGCCCGCTCCTGGCGGGTTGCCACCCGACTGACCGATTCGCCAACCAACGCCATCGCCGCCGATGAGAACCACTGGGGCGACACGTTGACCATGGCGCCGCATACCAAATCGGGACCTTATCAAGTGAACGGAGCCACCTTCACTCGTGCAGGCCGAACGGCGGTGCAAGCGGGCGCCGCCGGAGGCAACGTACTTTATCTCGACGGTTCGGCACGTTGGTTGAAACTTCAACAAATGAAAACCAACTACGCCTCCTCTTACGTGCTTTATTACGGCTTGTGGTAA
- a CDS encoding prepilin-type N-terminal cleavage/methylation domain-containing protein, producing the protein MGLLQKTPSPGPRRRAFTLIELLVVIAIIAILAAMLLPALAKAKQKAYQVNCTSNLKQVGLAIEMYTMDNNDRLPGPCWTGMFFTYRDTGVNGPNRYNGSLAAYIASYLAYPPPATTITRTAAVAICPASFRALPKLTPNPPLYVPVSYFSLSTVTNDPGVGLNVITFPFGRPENPLAEPKKASSILRRSDNWAMTDCDKQLLTSVGITSSTYMNYIPLLPVHGGPAPATRQYLFFDWSVRSMRTPK; encoded by the coding sequence ATGGGCTTACTGCAAAAAACTCCATCACCCGGACCGCGTCGCCGTGCGTTTACGCTGATTGAACTCTTGGTGGTGATCGCCATCATCGCCATTCTCGCCGCCATGCTGCTGCCCGCGCTCGCCAAGGCAAAACAGAAAGCGTATCAAGTCAACTGCACCAGCAATCTCAAGCAGGTTGGTCTGGCCATCGAAATGTACACGATGGATAACAATGACCGGCTGCCAGGCCCGTGCTGGACGGGAATGTTTTTCACCTACCGCGATACCGGGGTGAATGGTCCCAACCGCTACAACGGATCGCTGGCGGCGTACATCGCGTCCTATCTGGCCTACCCGCCGCCCGCTACCACGATTACCCGCACCGCCGCCGTGGCGATCTGCCCGGCCTCTTTTCGAGCTCTGCCCAAGCTGACGCCGAATCCGCCACTGTATGTTCCGGTCAGTTATTTTTCTTTAAGCACCGTGACCAACGATCCGGGAGTGGGACTGAACGTCATCACTTTCCCCTTTGGCCGTCCGGAAAATCCACTGGCGGAACCGAAAAAAGCCTCATCCATTCTGCGACGCTCGGATAACTGGGCGATGACTGATTGCGACAAACAATTGCTGACCAGCGTGGGCATCACCAGCTCCACCTACATGAATTACATTCCTTTGCTGCCCGTCCATGGCGGCCCTGCCCCGGCCACCCGACAATATCTGTTCTTCGATTGGAGTGTGCGCTCCATGCGCACTCCGAAATAA
- a CDS encoding aconitate hydratase, whose product MSNANPFDSQVFRTFDPGTGKEGNFYSLPALEKAGLGPISRLPVSIRLVLESVLRNCDGTRVTEAAVRALANWKPQAERTEEIPFVVARIVLQDFTGVPLLVDLAAMRSAVAHLGRNPKIVEPLVPVDLIVDHSVQVDFAGTQFAMQRNLDLEFHRNRERYQFLKWGMQAFDTFKVVPPGIGIIHQVNLEYLAKGVLSANGVYYPDSLVGTDSHTTMINGLGIVGWGVGGIEAEAGMLGQPVYFLTPDVVGVHLTGALKEGVTATDLALTITQLMRKTKVVGKFVEFFGPGAAALPVVDRATIGNMAPEYGATVGFFPIDQECLNYLRATGRTNGECKLYENYYRAQGLWGMPGLGDIDYSQVVELDLGTITPSVAGPRRPQDRIELANLRREFFAAFQRPITENGFGKVRSAYATTVTVASDGDYHPGGGSESPVLQQQALAAGTNPVTEREMVLNRPSPDLIEAHAPAIKAKLHHGSVVIAAITSCTNTSNPSVMLAAGLLAKNAVERGLKVPAAVKASLAPGSRVVSDYLKKTNLQKYLNKLRFNVVGYGCTTCIGNSGPLHPAIEDAVVKNDLVVAAVLSGNRNFEARIHQNIKANFLMSPPLVVAFALAGRVDIDLSCEPLGKDKDGNPVYLADIWPTLQEVRAAMESVLKPEVFRKLYRDFVAQNPKWNEISSPTGDVYEWDTKSTYIQEPPFFEGFTLNPPNIQPVTGARALAVFGDSVTTDHISPAGSIKKTAPAGKYLTGNGVEQSDFNSYGSRRGNDRVMTRGTFANVRIKNLMCPGIEGGYTVYFGEREVTAPDKPIQVAAGKPTFIYDASMAYKADGVPLIVLAGQEYGTGSSRDWAAKGTNLLGVKVVVAQSFERIHRSNLVGMGVLPLQFKDGATVQTLKLDGTEHYDVIGLGEELHPQQDLTLKITRKNGAVETIPVRCRIDTPIEVDYYRHGGILAYVLRQLLAKA is encoded by the coding sequence ATGAGTAACGCAAATCCATTCGACTCCCAGGTCTTTCGCACTTTTGATCCCGGTACGGGCAAGGAAGGCAATTTCTACTCACTGCCCGCTTTGGAAAAAGCAGGACTCGGCCCGATCTCGCGGCTGCCGGTTTCCATTCGGCTGGTGCTGGAATCGGTGCTGCGGAATTGTGACGGCACCCGGGTCACTGAAGCCGCCGTCCGCGCGTTGGCCAATTGGAAACCCCAGGCCGAGCGCACGGAAGAAATTCCGTTCGTCGTGGCGCGCATTGTTCTGCAGGACTTCACCGGCGTGCCGCTGCTGGTTGACTTGGCCGCCATGCGTAGCGCGGTGGCGCACCTCGGCCGAAATCCGAAAATTGTCGAACCGTTGGTGCCGGTGGATCTCATCGTGGACCATTCGGTGCAGGTGGACTTTGCGGGAACGCAATTCGCCATGCAGCGGAACCTGGACCTGGAATTTCATCGTAACCGCGAGCGCTATCAGTTCCTCAAGTGGGGGATGCAGGCGTTTGACACCTTCAAGGTCGTTCCGCCGGGCATCGGCATCATCCACCAGGTCAACTTGGAATATCTCGCGAAGGGCGTTTTGAGCGCCAACGGCGTGTATTATCCTGACTCGCTGGTGGGCACCGACTCGCACACAACGATGATCAATGGTCTTGGGATTGTCGGCTGGGGAGTGGGCGGGATTGAAGCCGAAGCCGGAATGTTGGGGCAGCCCGTTTATTTCTTAACCCCCGACGTGGTGGGAGTGCATCTGACCGGCGCGTTGAAGGAAGGCGTAACCGCCACCGATCTGGCGCTCACCATCACGCAACTGATGCGCAAGACCAAGGTCGTCGGCAAATTCGTGGAATTCTTCGGCCCGGGCGCGGCCGCCCTGCCCGTGGTGGATCGAGCCACCATTGGCAACATGGCGCCAGAATACGGTGCGACCGTGGGCTTTTTCCCCATTGACCAGGAATGTCTCAATTATCTGCGGGCGACGGGGCGCACCAATGGCGAATGTAAACTTTACGAAAACTACTATCGCGCCCAAGGGCTGTGGGGCATGCCCGGGCTTGGTGATATTGACTATTCGCAAGTGGTCGAGTTGGATTTAGGCACCATCACCCCGAGCGTGGCCGGACCGCGCCGGCCGCAGGACCGGATCGAACTGGCAAATCTGCGGCGTGAATTTTTCGCGGCTTTCCAGCGACCCATTACCGAAAATGGATTTGGCAAAGTCCGAAGCGCCTACGCCACCACGGTCACGGTTGCCTCGGATGGAGATTACCATCCGGGCGGCGGCAGCGAGTCGCCCGTGTTGCAACAACAAGCCCTCGCCGCCGGGACTAATCCCGTCACCGAACGAGAGATGGTTTTGAACCGCCCCTCGCCGGATCTCATTGAAGCCCACGCGCCAGCAATCAAAGCCAAGCTGCACCATGGTTCGGTGGTGATCGCGGCCATCACGAGTTGCACCAACACGTCGAACCCCAGCGTCATGCTGGCGGCCGGGTTGCTCGCCAAAAATGCGGTTGAGCGCGGCCTTAAAGTTCCGGCGGCGGTCAAAGCGTCGTTGGCTCCCGGCTCCCGGGTCGTCAGCGATTACCTTAAAAAGACCAATCTGCAGAAGTATCTCAACAAGCTGCGATTCAATGTGGTCGGCTATGGTTGTACGACGTGCATCGGCAACTCCGGCCCGCTGCATCCGGCCATTGAAGATGCGGTGGTAAAAAATGATCTCGTGGTGGCGGCAGTTTTATCGGGGAATCGCAATTTTGAAGCGCGCATCCACCAAAACATCAAGGCCAACTTCCTGATGTCGCCGCCGCTCGTGGTGGCGTTCGCGTTGGCGGGCCGGGTGGACATTGATCTTAGTTGCGAACCGCTTGGCAAAGACAAGGACGGCAACCCGGTTTACCTCGCCGACATCTGGCCGACGTTGCAAGAAGTGCGCGCAGCGATGGAGTCCGTTTTGAAACCGGAGGTCTTCCGAAAACTGTATCGGGATTTTGTCGCTCAAAATCCGAAATGGAACGAAATTTCTTCCCCGACCGGCGACGTGTACGAATGGGACACCAAATCCACTTACATTCAGGAGCCGCCGTTCTTTGAAGGCTTCACCCTGAATCCCCCCAACATTCAGCCAGTCACCGGCGCACGGGCCTTGGCGGTGTTCGGCGATAGCGTCACCACGGATCACATTTCACCGGCCGGCTCAATCAAGAAAACAGCTCCGGCGGGCAAGTATCTGACGGGAAATGGGGTCGAACAATCCGACTTCAACAGTTACGGTTCGCGGCGCGGAAATGACCGGGTAATGACACGAGGGACTTTCGCCAATGTTCGCATCAAGAATCTGATGTGCCCCGGTATCGAAGGCGGCTACACGGTTTATTTCGGTGAGCGTGAAGTGACAGCCCCCGACAAACCGATCCAGGTCGCCGCTGGAAAACCCACGTTTATTTACGATGCCAGCATGGCCTACAAAGCCGATGGTGTGCCGTTAATCGTTCTAGCCGGGCAGGAATATGGAACCGGCTCCAGCCGTGACTGGGCGGCCAAGGGCACCAATCTGCTGGGGGTGAAAGTTGTGGTCGCGCAAAGCTTCGAACGCATTCACCGCTCCAACCTCGTCGGCATGGGGGTTCTGCCGCTCCAATTCAAGGATGGTGCCACGGTCCAAACCCTCAAACTGGATGGCACGGAACATTACGACGTGATTGGGTTGGGTGAGGAATTGCATCCGCAGCAGGACTTGACCTTGAAGATCACCCGCAAGAACGGTGCGGTTGAAACCATTCCCGTCCGTTGCCGGATTGATACGCCCATCGAGGTGGACTATTACCGGCACGGCGGAATTCTCGCTTACGTCTTGCGCCAATTGCTGGCGAAAGCTTAA
- the dinB gene encoding DNA polymerase IV — translation MDAFYASIEQRDHPALIGKPVIVGGSPTQRGVVCAASYEARKFGVKSAMPSVTAGRLCPKGIFLRPRMDAYRTESREIMAIVRERAGERIQQVSIDEAYVEVSARFQGATADASLELALPLARAIKAAILQMRQLTVSIGIAPNKLLAKLASDYQKPDGLTLIRESEKVEFLKRLPVRALHGVGKITEENLRRVGIQTIEDLQNYPGDLRSIVGSWGTELRRFAFGDDERPLDLSDEVKSISSENTFLRDTEDRPTLRACLKELAEDIAAHLEHHRLAARTVQVKIRYGDFTTLTRQISMEEPLTQGREIYRLGCWLLGRERLVNRPLRLLGLGVSGLMEASINQLQLPFPKQQATSNASARHPLGRSQ, via the coding sequence ATGGATGCGTTTTACGCCTCCATCGAGCAACGCGACCACCCGGCCCTCATAGGCAAACCGGTTATCGTCGGCGGTTCACCGACGCAACGCGGAGTCGTGTGCGCGGCAAGTTATGAAGCGCGCAAATTCGGAGTTAAATCAGCCATGCCTAGCGTCACGGCGGGAAGACTCTGCCCCAAAGGAATCTTCCTGCGACCGCGAATGGACGCATATCGCACTGAATCGCGAGAAATCATGGCCATCGTTCGGGAACGAGCCGGAGAACGCATCCAGCAAGTCTCGATAGACGAAGCTTACGTGGAGGTTTCAGCCCGGTTTCAAGGCGCGACCGCCGATGCCAGCTTGGAACTGGCTCTCCCCCTCGCCCGCGCAATCAAGGCGGCCATTCTTCAAATGCGCCAACTCACCGTCTCCATCGGGATCGCTCCAAACAAACTCCTGGCCAAACTGGCAAGCGACTATCAGAAGCCTGACGGGCTGACGCTGATCCGCGAATCCGAGAAGGTTGAATTCCTGAAACGATTGCCGGTTCGAGCGCTGCATGGAGTGGGAAAAATCACGGAGGAAAATTTGCGCCGGGTCGGTATTCAAACCATCGAGGATTTACAGAATTACCCGGGCGATCTGCGCTCCATCGTCGGCTCCTGGGGAACTGAGCTGCGCCGCTTTGCCTTCGGCGACGATGAGCGACCCCTGGATTTGAGCGACGAAGTAAAGAGCATCAGCAGCGAAAACACATTTCTCCGCGACACGGAAGACCGTCCGACTTTGCGCGCCTGCTTGAAAGAACTCGCCGAAGACATCGCGGCGCATCTGGAACATCACCGCCTGGCAGCCCGCACCGTGCAGGTTAAGATTCGCTACGGAGATTTCACCACGCTCACTCGCCAGATTTCCATGGAAGAACCATTGACCCAAGGGCGGGAGATTTATCGGCTGGGATGCTGGCTGTTGGGGCGCGAACGATTGGTTAATCGCCCGTTGCGCCTGTTGGGACTGGGCGTCAGTGGTCTAATGGAAGCGAGCATCAATCAACTCCAACTCCCTTTTCCAAAGCAACAAGCAACCTCAAACGCCAGCGCCCGGCACCCCCTCGGTCGCAGCCAATAA
- a CDS encoding superoxide dismutase → MAFELPALPYDKSALEPHIDAQTMEIHHGRHHKGYVDNLNKAIAGHAALEAKSLDQLIQDLASVPENIRGAVRNNGGGHWNHSFFWKTMAPHAGGAPNGKLADAIKTAFGSFDEFKAKFEAAGLKRFGSGWAWLVSHHGKLEVVSTANQDNPLMGKAIAGCEGKPLLGVDVWEHAYYLKYQNKRGDYLKAFWNVVNWAEVAKHY, encoded by the coding sequence ATGGCATTTGAACTACCTGCTCTTCCTTACGACAAATCCGCATTGGAACCACACATTGACGCTCAAACGATGGAAATTCACCACGGCCGGCATCATAAAGGTTACGTGGATAATTTGAACAAGGCCATTGCTGGTCACGCCGCTCTCGAAGCGAAGTCCTTGGATCAATTGATTCAGGATCTGGCTTCTGTTCCTGAGAACATTCGGGGCGCGGTGCGCAACAATGGCGGCGGACACTGGAATCATTCCTTCTTCTGGAAAACGATGGCCCCGCATGCCGGCGGCGCGCCGAATGGTAAATTGGCGGACGCTATCAAGACCGCTTTCGGCAGTTTCGACGAATTTAAGGCGAAATTTGAAGCCGCCGGGTTGAAGCGTTTTGGCAGCGGCTGGGCCTGGCTGGTTTCGCATCATGGCAAGTTGGAAGTGGTTTCCACTGCGAATCAGGACAATCCGTTGATGGGCAAAGCGATTGCCGGCTGCGAAGGGAAACCGTTGCTCGGCGTGGACGTATGGGAGCACGCCTACTATCTCAAGTACCAGAACAAGCGCGGTGATTATCTGAAAGCCTTCTGGAACGTCGTCAATTGGGCAGAGGTCGCCAAGCATTATTGA
- the hisH gene encoding imidazole glycerol phosphate synthase subunit HisH — protein sequence MIALLDYGSGNLRSVHKALLQVGAAVRITQSPDGLAEASGLVLPGVGAFDDCINALRRQDLLEASRDFIKSGRPFLGICVGYQALFERSEEFNSCAAGLGVLAGKVVRFSSASGLKVPQIGWNQIEITRSDCPLYRGIANGSYVYFVHSFFPQPTDPNVVATQTEYGETFASSVWKDNVFATQFHPEKSQRVGLQLLKNFVALTK from the coding sequence GTGATTGCTTTGCTTGATTACGGTTCGGGCAATTTGCGGAGTGTGCATAAAGCCTTGCTCCAGGTCGGAGCTGCGGTGCGCATAACTCAATCGCCGGATGGGCTGGCGGAGGCCAGCGGTTTGGTGTTGCCCGGGGTTGGTGCATTTGACGATTGCATCAACGCCTTGCGGCGTCAGGACTTACTGGAAGCTTCGCGAGACTTTATCAAATCAGGCCGTCCCTTTCTTGGCATTTGTGTGGGCTATCAGGCGCTTTTTGAGCGCAGCGAGGAATTCAACAGTTGCGCGGCGGGATTGGGAGTTTTGGCGGGTAAAGTTGTGCGCTTTTCGTCGGCCAGTGGACTGAAGGTTCCGCAGATCGGTTGGAATCAAATTGAGATTACTCGTTCGGATTGTCCGCTCTATCGCGGAATTGCCAACGGGAGTTACGTTTATTTCGTCCACAGTTTTTTTCCGCAGCCAACTGACCCAAACGTTGTGGCCACACAAACCGAATACGGCGAAACATTCGCTTCCTCGGTTTGGAAGGACAACGTCTTTGCCACGCAGTTTCATCCCGAGAAGAGCCAGCGCGTTGGTCTGCAGCTACTGAAAAATTTTGTGGCGTTGACGAAATGA
- a CDS encoding 1-phosphofructokinase family hexose kinase: MTNPLVLALNPSIDVEWRVREVLWEEKNNIDSERRWAGGKGINVVRWLRHLGSKPRLLLPLGGRSGTELSAHLRNETIRAQIVPIREATRTNIIVTAQSGRQMRFNPLGPKLSSTDWAQIQMAVRKLLSPGDLLILSGSLPRGVPTNAYFRLIHLARRLKVKTLVDCDGAPLRVAVKAHPFLVKPNEHELAQWWGRPVRSEAGLLEAARRLSEATHGWVLVSRGAQRGLLINSAENFQSFAVPPRGKPRNTVGAGDALLAAVAREIQLGHAPGEWLRQGLRIGTRATQLPAGTLPA, encoded by the coding sequence GTGACGAACCCTCTGGTCCTCGCGTTAAATCCTTCCATTGATGTGGAGTGGCGGGTTCGGGAAGTGTTGTGGGAAGAGAAGAACAACATTGATTCCGAGCGCCGCTGGGCCGGGGGCAAAGGGATCAACGTCGTTCGCTGGCTGAGGCATCTCGGAAGCAAACCCCGGTTGCTGTTGCCGTTGGGTGGGCGCTCCGGGACCGAGTTGTCCGCTCATTTGCGAAACGAAACCATCCGGGCGCAGATTGTTCCCATTCGTGAAGCCACGCGGACCAATATCATCGTGACGGCCCAATCCGGTCGGCAGATGCGTTTCAACCCGCTGGGGCCGAAGTTGTCTTCCACGGATTGGGCGCAAATTCAAATGGCGGTGCGAAAACTGTTGTCACCGGGTGACCTTTTGATTTTGTCCGGCAGCCTGCCGCGTGGAGTTCCGACCAATGCGTACTTCCGACTCATCCACCTGGCCCGAAGGCTGAAAGTCAAAACCTTGGTGGATTGTGATGGCGCGCCATTGCGCGTCGCGGTCAAAGCGCATCCGTTTTTAGTTAAACCCAATGAACATGAACTGGCGCAATGGTGGGGACGTCCCGTGCGCTCGGAGGCGGGGCTGCTCGAAGCCGCCCGGAGGCTATCCGAGGCCACGCATGGATGGGTGCTGGTGTCACGCGGCGCGCAACGAGGTTTATTGATAAATTCCGCTGAAAATTTCCAGTCCTTTGCTGTCCCGCCGCGCGGAAAGCCGCGCAATACCGTCGGTGCGGGCGATGCGCTTCTGGCTGCGGTCGCCCGGGAAATTCAGCTCGGCCACGCGCCCGGCGAGTGGCTGCGGCAGGGACTGCGCATTGGCACCCGGGCGACGCAGTTGCCCGCCGGTACCTTGCCCGCGTAA